A segment of the Corylus avellana chromosome ca2, CavTom2PMs-1.0 genome:
tttacTAAATTCAATTCTACTTTGGATGCGTTTTGAATTGcgattttgtaaaaataatttgtgtttttaaaagtattGTAAAACGTAAGGCATTTAACATTGTACTTTTAAAAGCACTTAATCTtaaataggaaaggaaaaaaaaaaaatacgcgatttctataagcatgGTAGGGGGTGGTTATTTAAAAAGcataaatttaaactaaaatcacgatttcgcataacaaatatttgataaaaaaaaaaaaaaaaagtattttttaacatgtttttccAAACgcttttacgattttaaaaagtaaagatTTGAAAAACGAAAtctttaaaaacgcaatttttaaaatcgtacttattgaaaCCACAATCTCAAACGAACCTTTAGTAAGTAAGCGATGTTAAACTTAGATGGATCTACCCCATCATCATTCATGAGGTAGATCCATGAATGATGAATATAAAGTTTTCCATGAATCACCATATGAGTTTCTTTATAGACCACGACTGGCCACCTACTTCATGTAGGCTACTCATCTTCCTTTAATATGAGACCAAAATATTACATAATTTTTATATCTGTcattcatcttttattttaaactcACACTTAAAAAGAGGtgctaattaaaatattaattaaattaattattttttattggtatGAACCAAATTTATCATAGGagtataagaatattttatattcagccatattcaacaaaattttaaaactaggCAAATTTCAGCAAAGTATTTGCCTACAAAGAAGGCCCAAGACATTGTTGTCAAATCAAAATGTGATACAATCGGGCACTAACTCGAGCACCACAACCTATGAAACCTAGACCTAGTAGTATTATAGTCTACCAAAGAGTGATGAGTGTGGAAGATCGGGCTTGCATTGGATCCTATACAAGGTGGCCTTGaaaaaacatcttttttttttttaagatgaaaaaacattaatattttgtattttgagaaatgtgttaTTAGTAGGAATCATGCATGAAAACCCATTTGGCTAACTGATTTTTTAAACTAGTTTTTAGCGTTTGGGAAGCGAAAAGAACTGTAGAGAAGTTTACCAAACATGTCCTAAAGTTTGAGAGGGCGCTCATCTCTCTCCTCCTTTTCATTGACGTTATTTTTCATGTGTACTTGATTGGCAAAAGAGTAGACTTAAGAAGTAGGTCAGAACTGCAGtagatttaattgatgtgagagaaaaaagtaataatgttttgtataaaaaaataaaaaattttgttttgtagtgattttttttatttgaatggtaataaaaagtgattaatgtgatgtaaaatgtAAGAATGTTGAAGTTgatttagaaaagaaatttttgagaTTTTGGGTCCGGTTCGAcccactcctttgccaaacatagccttaAACAtctctttttacatttttaaaggccttcttcttaaaattattcTACAACAATATTTGAATACAGAATTAAGTTAGATTGataaatgagaagaaaaagaaaaagtcatgCCCGTTAGATTTCCTACtgtatacacatatatattaaattattacacTAGTATTCCTTGCTAGCTAATTAACCTAAATAATATCCCTATCAACAATTGCAACGGTGTGGGCTGTGGCTGGCTAATGGGATCGTGCTAACATGGAACTCATGGAAGAGTTGAGaagaataaataattcaaatcaAGCAAACACTCGAGTCAGAGCAATTAATTTATGCACAGACTTGCCTAAATTGCTGTACACTCTTACTCCAATTATACAATATGATAAATTCTATAATATCTATATCAACAGTTGACTTGGATCAATGTGGATGGGCCCTCTATAACTTCATTTCCTACTCTTTTTACTTTCATCAAAActaaagataataaaatagtaattataCGCTATGAATAACCGTTTGTCATTCATTAAAACTAGGTTAATATAGCAGTGTTtatcaacttttaattttttttttccttttaaaacaaTACTATGAGCACTGTCTTttcactaaaaacaaaaataatgttaCATACTATATTCTCATTCTACTAAGTGTTAAAATGACAGTGTCCATTAGTTGTATTACTAAAAAAACATACGGGTTTGTTACACGTGTCATTGTTGACCTGAGCAGCATTGTAAATCCTATAAATGTACATGACAAAAGTTAATACAAGCAGCAGATCCAAGAGGCTTATTTGGaagtttgagaagagaaaacagaGCAACCAATGTCTAAGCCAAGGTaaggttttctttctttgaccAACTTTAGATCTGCCTCTGCACATACAGACATGTTTAACATGGTTGTTTATTCTCAATAATCCACAGGTTAGAGGGTAAGGTGGCCCTCATCACTGGTGCAGCAAGCGGAATTGGTGAGGAGGCAGCCAGATTATTTGCAGAGAATGGAGcttttgttgttgctgttgaCATTCAAGACGAATTGGGTAATGAAATTGCTGCATCAATTGGTGCAGAGAGGATTACTTATCGCCATTGCGATGTAAGAGACGAGAAGCAAGTTGAGGAAACGGTGAGTTACACCTTGGAGAAATACGGCAGCCTGGATATCTTGTTCAGCAATGCCGGAGTCATGGGCCCATTGACAACCATCCTAGAGCTTGACATCGACGGTCTTGACAGCACCATGGCGACAAACGTTCGTGGAGTGGCTGCGACAATCAAGCACGCGGCTCGAGCCATGGTGGGGAGAAACATACGCGGATCCATCATCTGCACTACAAGCGTGGCATCCTCGATCGGCGGAAGTGGCCCCCATGCATACACGACATCGAAACATGCTCTTGTCGGCCTAGTCCGGTCGGCCTGCAGCGAGCTTGGGGCTTATGGGATTAGAGTCAACTGCATTTCGCCGTTTGGAATAGCCACGCCGCTTTCGTGTAAGGCTTACAATCTGCAGCCAGGTGAGGTGGAAGCTAATTGTTGTGCGGCAGCCAACCTGAAGGGGATTACGTTGAAGGCAAAGCATGTTGCAGAGGCTGCTCTGTTTCTTGCTTCTGATGAATCCGCTTACATCAGTGGGCATAACATGGCTGTCGATGGAGGTTTCACGGTTGTTAATAACAGTCCGGCGGTTGTCTAAGATTTAATGTTACTGGGTTTGAATTCACGAGCTACCCAATATTTTATGGTTGATTGGCTTCTTTGTAAAATTGAAATGGATTTTACTTTTTTGAAGTCAAACCTTGTTACCAGCACTTCCCATGTGCATTTTCCTTGTAATCGGCAATGTTGTtatcttttttccattttccatttcatAAATCCATCAATCTTGTCTATCTAGCTATGTATTTGATGTCATGTCATGCATGATGTATCATATACTTTTTTCATTTGGATTTAGATTCCGTGCAATGAAGTTGTCCTATTATCTTATAACGTTCGACTTTATGTAAGAGATTGGTCGGACGCTACTTACTCCGACACATTCTCGGACAGGCTACAATTCATTACACGGAATCCGATCATTTTCTGTCccctaaaaaattaaaggaaaagtTGGGGCCTTTTCTAAGGAAGGGTGGGTTGGGGAGTATATGTTTTGCATCTTGGAAGAAATTCTTGCTAGATGGTTTGGAAGTATTTATAAATTGTCAACTTGATGGTGACTTATTAAATATGAATTATATACTCTTTGCCCACTTGAAACTCAGTTGTCAATACCGCGCCAGTGTGGTAAAATGTTCCTAAGCAATCATGTATTTGGGGAAAAATGGTGTGGTAAAATGTTCCTATCTAGGCAATCatatatttggtaaaaatgATGTCAGAGAGATTACCCACGCTGCAAAGCTGTTAAGGAGTGGAACTAAGAAACCTACAATGGATCCGGATTGTCGGCAAGCAATTTGTTGTTTGGATTGCTAACAACCCGGATAACGTATGTGAGAAAACTcctataaaattatattttcgaACAAAGAAAGCAAGTTGTTCAAGACATATTGGCCCTGTTTGCCTAAGGCATGGAACGACACTGTAGCTGGAAtagtactgttccagctacaatATTGTACTGAATGTGCAGCAAATGTGCATAAAAGTCATGCgtaatttcaaaaaaactcAACTCACTCACACATGACACACCCCAAAGTTACTGCAGTAACCATTtcagaaaaaatatttttcctttttttttttttttttttttctttttgcttgaaAGAGAAAGTGGAGTTAGGAAGAAgagattttcttgaaaaaatacGGGAGAACTCGTTGCagcagaaaattttttttcctcttttttttttttttttttgttgttgttgaaagAGAAAGTGGAGCTAGGAAGAAGAGATTTTCTTGAAATAAGGTGGGAGAAGCTACGAGTTCTTTACTgcagagaatttttttttccttttttgttgaAAGAGAAAGTGGAGTTAGTGAGCTCCATGGTTATGTTAGTTGTTAAATGGTTACTGTAGTAACCTTGGGGTGTGTGAGTGAGTTgagtttttttgaaaattaagcaTGACTTTTGTGCATATCTGCTGCACATCCTGTACGGTACTGTAACTGGAATAGTACCGTTTCAGCTACAATGCTGTTCCGCGCCTTAGACAAACAGGGTCATTCTGACAGATAGATCATAAAAGAACTCTTATATTTACCGACTAAATTACGGACAACTTAAATAGCAAAATTTGCTTATGGTTCTTGACATTCCAGTACTCTGTCTTGGCCAACAAACCAGAAAACACCTTGAGACCCAATTTAGTGGTATTAATTACAAGACCAACAAGATGTAATTTTGTCACATGCGCATGGTGAAAAAATTACTTGTAATTACTGCATGTCACGAAATTAATCATCATCAACCTAAAACTTAgggaagaaacacatttttaattgATGCAATTTGCAAGAATACATGTCCAAATTCAGTGTTTAGCAGTCACACATGCATGTTGAGCTATTAATAATGTGGGACTGCCCCCAAAGACTTGTTGAATAAAGTATAATCAAGAATTGCGGCTAAGTTGGAAAAATATTCTGGGAGACTTCAATTATGAAATCTTTCTATTAATTAAGTTGTaccttatttattattattattattattttgtaagtaaGTTGTACCTGAATTTCAAACAAGATATACTGATAGACCTGTATCCATCCCGAGCTGTAGAGATCCATTTGGACCGGGCAATTAAGCCCAAACTACATATCCCCATGGGCCAAGCGGGTCGAAACTTTTTCACCCATTAATGAAACCACCCGCCTGCCTGCCTAGTGAAACCTGTAGCTGTAGGCTGTAACCAAATTGTAGAAGAAGAGTAAAGCAACTCTTCGGTCTTCACATCTtttatctatttaaaaaaataaaataaaagttgcaaCATCATAAATTGGTACGAAGAGTAgtattattcaatatatatattatatttttatttcacaactcTCTACAATGTTAACGTGGTAATCCTAATCAACTCTTGATGGAAACTTTACACAACCCCTTTGAACTTTTATCAATTTTGTAATCTctctctaaaatttaaaaatttttaatttagtgtatcaaattttacaaaattttcaatctcACATTTCTGTTGGGATTTAATAGTAAATCCCAATGGAGTGGtgaaaaatcccaaaataccCCTGTATTTTcactagattttttttatttttatttttttaaaaaaataaaactaatagtTGCAATTTAAGGATAATTGtgtaatttcataaagtttATAGGGGTATAATGGTAATGTCATCATTTGACTTTCTAATTTAACCCCCCAAAACTTAACGAGATGGGTGAAATTgcagatttttaaaaattcgatatactaaattgagagttctTGAGCTTTAAGAGGGAGATTGCAAAAGCGATAAAGTTCAAGGAGGGTAAATGAAATTTTCCGTTGTAACTGTCACATCAGCATTATGAGATAgttgtggaataaaaatataaatctaacattactcttactcaattataaaagagtaatgctatatatagaGATACTATAACAGCCATCTCACTATCAACTCTTAAAATTCAAGAATCGATGAATATTGACACATCAATccagtaaaataaaagtatattatttagtattttttatggTTGAATCTTAAAAATGAGACATGCCCTGTTTAGAAACCAATATTGAGAATAACGTACGTCTTGGGTCAATTTAATAAGTTGAGTTGATGAACTTTTATCGTTTGGAAGCAATCATTATTCCCTTTTCCATGGAGGTGGAAGATTTAAGGGATGTGACTTTCAAAACAAATGAGaagacaacaacaacaattgtTCTtgttgccaaaaaaataaaaaagggattATCTTTATCAAACTTTTGTCACCGACCGTAGCGTCAACATGACAAACCGCCATGCtttctttaataataataataatagaaaaacaTCCATAAAACGTGACGTTGAAAATCCTAAACCAGACAGTCAAAACTAACATTCTCGTATCAAACTATCAACTGCAGCAGCTAGCTCTTCCCAGCTGAAAATGTCTAGACAAATTAtacccaacaacaacaacattaatCCAATCCCACGCCTTCATATCTTTTCGTCTTCAAAAATCCTTTGGCCTTCATACGTGAAGGCCTAGAATTGGCCAAAACATGGCACTACAAGTTTACTGGtatgattttgtttgttttggcatTGTTGCTTTTTCCTTCTGTGGCGCCCTGTGGGTGCTGTGGAGGAAAGAGGGTGGCTCCAGATGCGATGACAACACCATTTACGAGAGCCTTCTGGTGGCTAGACCGGACGGTGATGTCTATGTCAGTGCCCTGCCGAGGGCTCATGTCAGCACCTCCCAGCTATGGACCAGCTGCTGGAGAGGGGTGCATCCTGGATGGCTCTTGGCCTCGCGGTTCGTGTCCTTTTTGGTCATGGCGGGTTTTCTAGCTTGGGATGTTGTGGACTGGGATGCAACCATCTTTATTTACTACACTGAGTGAGAATTCTTtccttttgtttaattttgctCACACCCATTGCAGATTTTGTTTCTGTTAATTCTTTGTTTGACTAATAGTTTGATGACTTGATGTTGCCGCTTCTAAGTATTTGCCTAATTTGGATCACTTAGTGtctaattctctctctctctctctctttctctctcataaaTGTGCTTATACCTCAAGCAATATACATCTTGGGAGTTGTATAGTCTAGTCAGATGCCATGAGAAATGTCCCAAGAAAGAAGTTAAGCGGGGTcttaagaatattaattaagtgattaaatttatcattttgtatgaagcttaagcttttgggatgaGTAATGTATTAGACCAAAGGTTTTGAGTTTAAACCTTATCTCAATgaggagtgttagaatattaattaagcGGTTAAATATCACTATTTCCTACAAGCTAGGTAAACTGTGGGTGGGGATAAACATGTGCCCACTAATAAATGGGCTAGGGGAAACATTATAACAGAATGCCTGAAGGCATTGGAGTTGCCCTTTCTGGACTTGTGCCAgatttagaagaaaaagaagccttCAACAGTCTGCATGCTTGCCTGTCAGAGCTCCTTAACTTCAAGTTTGTACTCACCATTTAACTTTGAATTCTTGCATTAGAGCTTTGAATTAGAGCTTAAGGAGTTGTTATAGACAGTCACACTTGCATTAGagctttgaattcttttttaagTTTGTACTCACC
Coding sequences within it:
- the LOC132172700 gene encoding short-chain dehydrogenase reductase 3b-like, which gives rise to MSKPRLEGKVALITGAASGIGEEAARLFAENGAFVVAVDIQDELGNEIAASIGAERITYRHCDVRDEKQVEETVSYTLEKYGSLDILFSNAGVMGPLTTILELDIDGLDSTMATNVRGVAATIKHAARAMVGRNIRGSIICTTSVASSIGGSGPHAYTTSKHALVGLVRSACSELGAYGIRVNCISPFGIATPLSCKAYNLQPGEVEANCCAAANLKGITLKAKHVAEAALFLASDESAYISGHNMAVDGGFTVVNNSPAVV